In Oryzias latipes chromosome 15, ASM223467v1, the following proteins share a genomic window:
- the LOC101165913 gene encoding multimerin-2, which translates to MAAEGMLLLLLALLVSARCEVRARDPEVEGEEDEEHFGGGGDGGQKPPNPHRRDIHLVEEKGNHVIQRGNWCAFVHERVVEVGGTEKCVRSLCSSKGCQQLMDRLGKQQIHRQKRRTVSALRWHCCPGFKGENCSITVENPHLNSGLSEPQRTEIHPAGVEDPATLPIPHFMTLVMSRLEHLSQQVGQLTNDVAQLKRRQFGASRAGDPLEGPQSDEGVEERLDAKLNDVFVQIYEVQRQMDEHRTDMENRLHSQHAILQYNLTSFKTDVDVKLKRHHKMLLVNLQAMNTTLAELKPDQDSIHEDEPEDPPSLPSNTTVLWDAVTQLDNKLLNNANKVDKLLDDMEVTSGGVEQLTENLKDLERLINQTARRSQVLFMETGLEVEESKVSVQRQVEELGRNLTLLEEHMHRTDKDVDYLFSLSYKQNLSKNCDCKELKANVGFLERAVANVTALANENRVALDEQSEGGVGQWGGASDWEPAVEALQRGLQQVKELLALGQSRSSTLDLRLTQLASSLSALQEADVELENRTAGLLDFFYSLQGDVVRHNDVMQLLLGEEVLEFVEWPLQDQEAHSIPALKEELRVLQEEMRSHEELGTGGKEEVPSADQPSTFHPLAEWQPGGSRRKGGVDPTREQQLLLHPERQLAGDGSDLWKLEKKVEKLQQQLVKLEQRSYTCSSDGGAPPAGTEATFCTELMWLKRGLEEHLRLFKNVFINADVLLKANATLELDKLWELMKRKGGRGGGRRGSKGGEGRSRREGLGAPVLSSSLLFIAASPRRVSNGFMAFQPSLNWGQFYSKTGTFRAPVGGVYLFLLTLDLRPGPAHVYLRTGENEGGAPMSLQRQSGMEAGPVSGMGVLSLREGQEVWLDLRQGEWVESKDNVFAGLLLNRTT; encoded by the exons GAACTGGTGTGCATTTGTCCACGAGCGCGTGGTGGAGGTTGGTGGAACAGAGAAATGCGTCAGGTCTCTGTGTTCATCTAAAGGCTGTCAGCAGCTCAT gGACAGGCTAGGGAAGCAGCAGATCCACCGGCAAAAGCGGAGAACGGTCAGCGCACTGAGGTGGCACTGCTGTCCAGGATTTAAGGGAGAGAACTGCAGCATCACAG tTGAAAACCCTCATTTGAACTCTGGATTATCTGAACCCCAAAGAACCGAGATCCATCCTGCAG GTGTGGAAGACCCTGCCACCCTCCCAATTCCTCACTTTATGACACTGGTCATGTCTCGTCTGGAGCACCTGAGCCAGCAGGTGGGGCAATTGACCAATGACGTGGCCCAGCTGAAGAGACGCCAGTTTGGGGCCAGTCGTGCAGGGGACCCTCTGGAGGGCCCTCAGAGTGACGAGGGAGTGGAGGAGCGGCTGGATGCCAAGCTGAATGACGTGTTTGTGCAGATCTATGAGGTTCAGAGGCAGATGGATGAACATCGCACTGACATGGAGAACAGGCTGCACTCTCAACATGCAATTCTTCAATACAACCTCACCAGCTTCAAGACAGATGTGGATGTGAAGCTCAAGCGGCACCACAAGATGTTGTTG GTCAACCTGCAGGCCATGAACACCACGCTTGCAGAGCTGAAACCAGATCAGGACAGCATCCATGAGGATGAGCCAGAGGATCCTCCCTCTTTACCGTCTAACACTACAGTGCTCTGGGATGCCGTCACACAACTGGACAACAAGTTGCTCAACAATGCGAATAAG GTTGACAAGCTATTGGACGACATGGAGGTGACCTCTGGTGGGGTAGAGCAGCTGACAGAGAACCTGAAAGACCTTGAGCGACTCATCAACCAGACAGCCCGAAGGAGCCAGGTTTTGTTTATGGAAACAGGCCTGGAGGTGGAGGAGTCAAAAGTGTCAGTGCAGAGACAGGTGGAGGAGCTGGGGAGAAACCTGACGCTGCTTGAGGAGCATATGCATCGCACAGACAAGGACGTCGACTATCTGTTTTCACTCTCCTACAAGCAGAACTTGTCCAAAAACTGTGACTGCAAGGAACTGAAAGCTAACGTGGGTTTCCTGGAGAGGGCCGTGGCCAACGTGACCGCACTAGCCAATGAAAATAGAGTTGCCTTAGATGAGCAAAGTGAGGGAGGAGTAGGGCAATGGGGTGGAGCCAGCGACTGGGAACCAGCGGTGGAGGCGCTACAACGTGGCCTCCAGCAG GTTAAGGAGCTGCTAGCCTTGGGGCAGAGTAGAAGCAGCACTTTGGACCTGAGGCTGACCCAGCTGGCCAGCTCTTTGTCAGCTCTGCAAGAGGCCGATGTGGAGCTGGAAAACAGGACCGCGGGCCTCCTGGACTTTTTCTACTCCCTTCAAGGCGATGTAGTCCGACACAATGACGTGATGCAGCTGCTGCTTGGGGAGGAGGTCCTGGAGTTTGTGGAGTGGCCCCTCCAGGACCAGGAGGCCCACTCCATCCCAGCCCTGAAGGAGGAGCTCAGGgtcctgcaggaggagatgaGGAGCCATGAAGAACTTGGGACAG GAGGCAAAGAGGAGGTGCCATCAGCTGATCAGCCCTCCACCTTCCACCCCCTTGCAGAGTGGCAGCCTGGTGGCTCACGGAGGAAAGGTGGAGTAGATCCAACACGGGAGCAGCAGTTACTCCTCCACCCTGAAAGGCAGCTTGCTGGAGACGGCAGTGACCTGTGGAAGCTTGAGAAGAAGgtggagaagctgcagcagcagctggtcaaGCTGGAGCAACGATCCTACACCTGCAGCAGTGACGGGGGAGCACCACCCGCAGGCACAGAAGCCACATTTTGTACAGAGCTGATGTGGCTGAAGAGGGGGCTAGAGGAACACCTGAGGCTGTTCAAGAACGTCTTCATCAACGCAGACGTGCTGCTAAAGGCCAACGCCACGCTTGAGCTTGATAAGCTATGGGAGCTGATGAAGaggaagggaggaagaggagggggcaGAAGGGGCAGCAAAGGGGGAGAGGGCCGCAGCAGGAGGGAGGGGTTAG GTGCACCTGTCCTTTCCAGCTCTCTGCTCTTCATCGCTGCATCTCCTCGCAGAGTCTCAAATGGCTTCATGGCCTTCCAACCATCTCTGAATTGGGGTCAGTTTTACTCTAAAACCGGCACCTTCAGAGCTCCAGTAGGCGGGGTTTACCTGTTCCTTCTCACCCTGGACCTGAGGCCAGGCCCCGCCCATGTGTATCTAAGGACGGGGGAGAATGAGGGCGGAGCTCCGATGTCTCTACAAAGGCAATCGGGAATGGAGGCAGGGCCTGTCAGTGGAATGGGTGTGCTCTCACTGAGGGAGGGGCAGGAGGTGTGGCTGGACTTGAGACAAGGGGAGTGGGTGGAGTCAAAGGACAACGTGTTTGCTGGGCTGCTGTTGAATCGAACCACCTGA